A part of Hippopotamus amphibius kiboko isolate mHipAmp2 chromosome 16, mHipAmp2.hap2, whole genome shotgun sequence genomic DNA contains:
- the CD22 gene encoding B-cell receptor CD22, translating to MHLLGPLLLLLEYLAFSDSTPWRFTHPKTLYAWDGACVWIPCQYNVLKSGRSIDNLTVYHNYKYNNSTKNYEGTILYTSLRTGDFTPHLERVRFLGNYRNNCSLVINPVSVNDSGQLGLRMMSEKDKWMEPIGLNISETAPPPHIELPPEIQEFQKVSVTCLLNFACFEYQIHLQWSLKEPGVSEHTSSSLSHNAKTISTQSTLTFHPQWTHHGKNLTCQLWGPKEERVLSETTVRLDVKHAPKLQIQVSPRDATVTEGESVSLTCVVISSNPPHQRVSWLRDGVPLDWEETLTLTLPEVTRKMSGRYQCKAHNDVGTEESEAVDLQVHYLPEPSMVQISHSPVKEGDEIELTCISPANPPPTNHTWYYNGLEMPGKTDRTLRIPVVVLKHAGLYSCLAENSLGPGQVGHEADLDVQYPPREVTTVIQNRTPIREGDSVTLSCTYNSSNPPVTRYEWRVQGLWDPLVPAGLRIRKVVWDSGPVRCAACNEWCLWSPPVDLDVQYAPRDVSIQVSPDTEIHSGTSVLLQCDFLSSRPTDVRFFWKKNGILLKEGKTLSFDTVSPEDAGTYHCLANNSIGQNLSKPRVLRVLYAPRRLSVSISPKDGVVEGKKAVLTCESDANPPTSHYTWFDWNNQDLRHYDQTLRLDPVTLQHSGAYWCQGTNRLGQSKSPPTTLTVYYSSTTISRRVALGVGFCLAIFLLAIWGVKLKQSWKRIRRQQGPQENSSGQSFFVRNAKARRTPQAEGPHSLGCYNPAMEDAVSYAALRFPLGEMNAPRFGDAGASEMQGLSPNSDDMVTYSVVQKHQVGDYENVTPEVLEDEGIHYSELVHFGAGERPRAQEAVEYVTLKH from the exons ATGCATCTCCTCGGCCCCTTGCTCCTGCTTCTTG AATACTTGGCTTTCTCTGACTCAACCCCCTGGAGGTTCACTCATCCTAAGACCCTCTACGCCTGGGATGGAGCCTGCGTGTGGATTCCCTGCCAGTACAATGTCCTAAAGAGTGGACGCAGCATAGATAACCTGACTGTGTACCACAATTATAAGTATAACAACTCCACCAAGAACTACGAGGGGACCATCCTCTATACGAGCCTGAGAACCGGGGATTTTACCCCTCATCTGGAAAGGGTACGATTCCTGGGAAATTACAGAAACAACTGCAGCCTCGTCATCAACCCTGTGAGTGTCAATGACAGCGGTCAGCTGGGGCTGAGGATGATGTCGGAGAAGGACAAGTGGATGGAGCCTATAGGTCTCAACATCTCTG AGacggctcccccaccccacattgAGCTCCCTCCAGAAATCCAGGAGTTCCAGAAAGTCAGTGTCACCTGCTTGCTGAATTTTGCCTGCTTTGAGTACCAGATTCATTTGCAGTGGTCCCTGAAGGAGCCTGGGGTCTCTGAGCACACCTCCAGCTCCCTGTCCCACAATGCCAAGACCATCTCCACCCAGAGCACGCTCACATTCCATCCTCAGTGGACTCACCACGGCAAGAACCTGACCTGCCAGCTCTGGGGACCCAAGGAGGAGCGGGTACTCTCTGAGACAACGGTGCGGCTGGATGTGAAGC ATGCGCCAAAGTTACAGATCCAGGTCAGTCCCAGAGACGCCACCGTGACAGAGGGAGAGTCTGTGAGCCTGACATGCGTGGTCATCAGCAGCAACCCCCCACACCAGAGGGTGTCCTGGCTCAGGGATGGGGTCCCGCTGGATTGGGAGGAGACGCTCACGCTCACTCTGCCCGAAGTGACCAGGAAGATGAGCGGGAGGTACCAGTGCAAGGCCCACAATGACGTGGGCACAGAAGAGTCGGAAGCTGTGGACCTCCAAGTGCACT ATCTTCCGGAACCTTCCATGGTTCAGATCTCCCACTCACCAGTTAAAGAAGGAGATGAAATAGAGCTGACTTGTATATCACCGGCCAATCCTCCTCCAACAAATCACACCTGGTACTACAATGGGCTGGAAATGCCTGGAAAGACGGACAGGACCCTCCGCATCCCAGTGGTCGTCCTCAAGCACGCTGGGCTGTACTCCTGCTTGGCGGAAAATAGTCTTGGTCCCGGACAGGTTGGCCACGAAGCTGACTTGGATGTCCAGT ATCCCCCCAGGGAGGTAACCACGGTGATTCAAAACCGCACACCGATTCGAGAAGGAGACAGTGTGACCCTGTCCTGTACCTACAATTCCAGTAACCCCCCAGTTACCCGATATGAATGGAGAGTTCAAGGCTTATGGGACCCGCTAGTACCTGCTGGGCTAAGGATTCGAAAAGTCGTCTGGGACTCAGGGCCAGTCAGATGCGCAGCCTGTAACGAGTGGTGTTTGTGGTCTCCCCCTGTCGACTTGGATGTCCAGT ATGCCCCCAGGGATGTCAGCATCCAGGTCAGTCCTGACACCGAGATTCACTCTGGAACCTCGGTCCTCCTCCAATGTGACTTCTTGAGTAGCCGCCCCACAGACGTCCGCTTCTTCTGGAAGAAAAATGGAATCCTTCTGAAGGAGGGAAAGACGCTGAGCTTCGACACCGTCTCTCCAGAAGACGCTGGGACTTACCACTGCTTGGCCAACAACTCCATAGGACAGAACTTGTCGAAGCCTCGGGTGCTCCGAGTGCTGT ATGCACCCAGGAGGCTGAGTGTGTCCATCAGCCCAAAAGATGGCGTGGTGGAGGGGAAGAAGGCAGTGCTGACGTGTGAGAGCGATGCtaatcctcccacctcccactacACCTGGTTTGACTGGAATAACCAAGACCTCCGCCACTACGATCAGACGCTGAGATTGGACCCTGTGACGCTGCAGCACTCAGGCGCCTACTGGTGCCAGGGGACCAACAGGCTGGGCCAGAGCAAGTCGCCCCCCACCACCCTCACTGTCTACT ACAGCTCAACCACCATCAGCAGGCGAGTGGCCTTGGGAGTGGGGTTCTGCCTGGCCATCTTCCTCTTGGCAATCTGGGGAGTCAAGCTTAAGCAGAG CTGGAAGAGGATTCGGAGACAGCAGGGGCCTCAGGAAAATTCCAGTGGACAGAGCTTCTTTGTGAGAAATGCAAAG GCTCGAAGGACCCCCCAAGCTGAAGGCCCCCACTCCCTGGGTTGCTACAATCCGGCGATGGAAGATGCTGTCAGCTACGCTGCCTTGCGCTTTCCTCTTGGCGAGATGAACGCACCGAGATTTGG AGATGCAGGGGCCTCAGAGATGCAGGGACTTTCCCCAAACAGCGATGACATGGTCACATACTCTGTGGTGCAGAAGCATCAGGTG GGCGACTACGAGAACGTGACTCCAGAGGTCCTAGAAGACGAGGGGATCCATTACTCGGAGCTGGTCCATTTTGGGGCTGGGGAGCGGCCGCGGGCCCAGGAAGCAGTGGAATACGTGACCCTCAAGCACTGA